From Eremothecium sinecaudum strain ATCC 58844 chromosome III, complete sequence:
AGTGTTTGCAGAGCATTTTAGAAATTTGTTATTCTCAGTAATCTGCAATATCGTTTGCTGGAGTTCATTTAGTGCTCCAGATCGCTGCTGTTCTTGTTGTACTAGAACTTGTTCGCTAATATGTGCCGTTTGGTCTTCTAGACCTTGAAGAGTCCTTGAATAATCCATTTCAGATCCAAACAGATAATTCGGACCGATCGCAACTAGTAACAGGGCTTATTTATTCCTTTAGAATGTCCACATTAACGTAATGAGGTTGTAATGCTTTAACTAAAGGAGTTAAAACTACACACCGCTTAAGTAATAATACACACCCGCTAGATCTGGATCTTTGAATTAGCTATAATCAAAGACGTAAGTATTCAAAATAAATCGTAAGCGCCGTAAACATTCTTGTGAGGTTCATAATAAACCTTAACCCTACATAAACAGACAATTTAAGATCAGTGTTCTTATGTGGCTGGGTAACAGAAGCAATTCTgtaaaagaaaaaaaattcccGTTGACTAAGTTTGTCTACTGGTAACTTTTTTTAGCTCGTTGTAAAAATACATTAGCGATGCTTGCAAGGTTCCTCGTCTAAGCCATCGCTATTCCGATTATTGCATTGTAGTTCTAGCTTTTGTCATTAGGCGTTTGTTCTGGTCATCTAAGACTTCGCGTTTAAATACCATGTGATGCGCTGTTTTACGTTCTAACATTTTACCTCATTGCATAAACTTAAGTTGACTTGGTGGATGATCTCTTATGAGGTTTCATGACAGATGCCATGTTCAATGTGTCTCTATGCTAAGAGTAAAATTTCCCTCGTCATGGAACAGTCATTACGAACGTTTAACAGTCTTCTATGATTAGCGCAATCGCTTTGATATTGGCTATTTTTACATTCATGTACACCGTGTAGCGATGGTGCGAGGTTCCAAACGAGTTTAGCTCCATGACATTTGATTGGTACTCATTTGGACTTACTTAGGAGTTTTTCCTTCGTTAAATCCAGAGTGGCATTCTACAAGAGGGAGATATTTTTGTATTATTTAGTTTATTTATGGTATAGGGGACTTCTTAGTCCTTGGATCCCCACCGGCCTGCTTCCAAAGCCAGAGTGCCTCTATTGCGTAGTTCCTGACGTTTATATTTTTAGTTTTGGTCTCATCGGCACACACCTGTAATGTTTCTATGATTGATAGCGATTTGATTAGATCCCAGAACATGGAGTAGATCTTGTTCATGACTCCGGTAACCCCGCCTTCCTTTGCGTAAGTTTCGCTGTCTACGCTAGGAACAAGCTGGTAATACGACTGTTTTCCCAGCTTATAGAGGACACGACCAAGTGTCTGTATCGCGATACATCTTTGAGGAGCAAACGAAGAGCGGGACAAATGTTCCAACTCAACAAGAGTGTAGCCTGCTAGCTGAGGATTATCAGAGTGATGATGCAAACCGGTTCTAGTGCTCGAAATTTGACGATCAGGAGGAACCATATCTCCTTTAAAGTCAAAACGGCACTCCGAAACGTCGTCGATTTCTACGTGCTGTCCAGTACTAGTCTCTGTCAATGGTTTCATCCATTCCAGCTTGTTATTCTCGATTGCAAGGTCAGGGAAATAACGCTCGTGCAGCTTCTCCATGAATGCAGGGTCCTTAAGATCGAGCTCGGCTGTTGGAGCATCGTTCCTGACAAAGTGGACGTCCTGCAACAGCTCTTCATTAGTCATGTGATCCATTTTCTGTATAAACTGGTACTCCTGGGGCGCGAtgtcatcttcatcttcatGCATTGTATCTGGGTAATTGTAAACGTCCTCTTCAGTAGCCCTTTCAGTCCCCCTTTCAGTCACTCCAAGAGCCTTATCAACTGACTCGTCGTCCGGAAGAGGCATATCCGGGCGCTCCCTGCTGCCACCCACCCAAGTACCTGCAGCCCCTTCCATCTCCGGAAATAGTTTAGATGCACGCTTCGAGGACCTGGAAATAAGTGCCTCAACAACCTTGGGACCAAGCATTCCAAGCAGCTCTTCGCGTTCTGCCTCGATTTGCTCTGGTGACATCTTAGACATAAGCTCCACGTTTTCCCTGTGGATTTTTTCAGCCTCAGTAATCTCAGTCTTCTCCCCAACTACCTTCGTCGCTGTATCCCTAGTAGACCGTGGAGCACTGGGTCCCTTCTGCTGCGAgtttctcttcttctgttGCAACCTAACCCTCCAATTTGACACCTTCTCTGGCTGGTACAACTCTGGAAACCCGGATTGCGCCGCTCCGGCAGCGCTCTTGATCTTGTCCGTAGCACCATTGTTCACCGCAGTCGTATCGCGCTCAACAACATCAGCAAGCATGTCCATTTTGTGTACTGCTCGTGCCACCTGCGCTGCTCATCGCCTTTACTCATCACACCAGACTTCAAATATCACTCCACACAATCACGTGATAATCGCTTCACACGTATCGGTTACCCGGACATTATCGCATCCCCTTACATCTACCTAGTGGAGCCATAAGTACAGCGGCCTGCGCTGGCTTGCACGCGTCGCTGCGAAGGCGGATGCTTCGAAATGCTGTATAGGGTGTACAACAGCGACGGCAGAAATCCTACCACGTACAAAATCATGCTCGTTAAAAAGCACCTGCTCAAAAACCCTTGTTTCATGCCCGCCGCAAGCGGCGGAAAGAATATCGCCACGACCACCAGTATCAAGTGTTGTCGATTCATTATATCGTATAGAAAAAACACAAATACCGTATAAACTTACTCCATACAGCCACGGCGGCCAACTACTTTGCCTATCTTATCCTGCGTCTGTTTATACTTAGGGCAGGATAATCATAATGGGTCAATCCACTCACAAACAAACTAAATGTTAAGTGTCACAAACCTGTGCACCTCACCAGCACGTGTAGGGTCATCTTATATAAGCGGTTTGTCCCGCTGAGAGGCGTTTCCATGCTTCCGCACTGCCTTTGGGCTTGTTCAGATACGAAAATAATGATACAGCATTTTTCAAACCGTACGAATTTTAACGCAATAGACTTAGCGCCCGAGCGTTGTTCTAGATCTTTTCGTATTGCTTTTTTTTTACCCTCCTCTTGTTTCTCTTCGCGCGCTAAGCCAGTATTCTCTAGAACCCTTTCTTTTTCCTACAACATGTACTCGGAATTTGCACGCGCCACGAATTTTATCATCGGCATTTTACCGTAATCTTTCCCGGGGGCTGCCTCACCATGACTTTCGGAGCAACAAATACCGGATTAAACGCGTACTAAGATTTAGAACTCCTGTGCCTAGATCTTCTAGAGGTTAAAATATTTAGAAACATCCGTAGAAGCTAATACCGAGCCTGCAAGATAAACCCCACAGTACTTCATGTAGAAGTCTCAGACCTGTTAAGGAAAAAAGAAAACAGTTAGGCTTCCATTTTAAGACAGCGATAGAGAATTACTGAAAATTCTACTGAAAATTATTCATGAGGTAGACTTAACCGATTGTAAAAAAAATTTCTGATATATAAGTAGAGGGGCAGAGACCCATATCAAACTTAGACCGTTTACATCGTGCTTTTTTTTATTAACCTAAGTTGTTACTACAGATACCAATAAACTCAATATAAAAATGCAATTCAAGAATATCGTCGCCTCTCTAGCCATCGTTGCTGTTGCTCAAGCTCAAGGTCACAACAACTCCTCCGGTAACAGCACTTCCAGTGCTAACGGTGCCGTTGCTACTTACGGTTCCGCCGGTTTGTTCGGTGCTGCTGTCGCCGCTGGTGTTGCTTTGTTGATGTAAATTACATCAATGTGAGTTCTACATTCTATAGCTTTTTTTCAGTAACGCGTTTAAGCGTTTAGTTTaagaattttttttagcGTTCGTAAACTAATTACTAATATAACTTATACACTGCGAAGTTCTAGATTTCTATTACATGTTTTTTGTTTTCTCCTTTTGCGAGAAACCGTTGGATTTCCTGCTCGAGGATGGGGCTTGGCCTTGCCGGGTAACCGTTCGGCTAACCCTGTGCTGGCCGGGTAACGCTTGGACCCGGGTTCCATTACCCGGCCTCGGAGACGACATGTCATCGTGCATAAACAATCACCATCAACCCCCCAGCGCAAACACATACGTGCGTTCCGGCAGTTTGAAGGTCAAAGTCGAGTGGATCGTGCTATATCAGGCCCTATGGGTAACATCAAGAGTTCACTGCAGGAGTGCGTGGAATTGGACGATTCCGTAGTCTCCTTGGCAGCTGAAACGCCGTATGGCTATAAACAGAAATTCATTCTTGTTGGACGGAGGCTGTATCTTCTCTTAGATGGTTGGACGATTGAGCATGGTAAGTACATTATTACGCTGAAAACTGGGACATATGAGTCCAATCTGGAGTGCAAACTTTTCGATTCGAAGGGGATGGAAACACCAGTTAGTTTAGAGGAGATTAAGGGCTCAGGTAGTTACTTGCTAAGTCCACATCCTAACCTGAGGGAGGGACGGTATACGTTTTTAATGAATTATGGCGAGAAATGTGTTTGTAGGATAAATGTTTACTGTGAAAGACTGAAAAAGAACGATAATGACGAGCAGCTGGCGGCTGCGATAGACAGTGAGCCTGTTGAGGATAAGAAAGTGTTGGCGAACGGAAGTGCTGGTACAGAGGGCGGACTGCTGGTGCATTCGGTCACGTTTCCAGACTCGAAGAGACTGGTGTCAAATGATCCTTTCCCAAGTTTCATCCAGGATGGTCCACAGTTCCGCACACAGTTAGCGACATGGGAATCTACGTTATTTGTGCTGAGATCGTATTTAAAAACGTTATATAAGCGCTCAGCGAAGTTGAAGGAGCTGCTATACTTGACTTCCAAGGCCTTTAGTGGTGTTTCGGATGCTTTTAGTGATATTCATGATTTACTGAAGGACCATCCGCTGTCTTCGTCATATATGGATATTATACTTGCGTCTTCTACGCTATGTATATCGCAGTCTAGGAGACTGTCTTACAAGGCCAGCATTACACATGAGGAGCTATTGAGGCCGTTACAGGAATATCTGAACACGATAGACCTCAAGACAATAACTAATAACAAGAAGTTGTACCACGACCAGGCGAAGGAGTACTACTCATATGTTGGAAAGCATCTTTCTCAGCGGACAGACAGTGCGCTTCTGCCTAAGCGAGTTCAGTTTGAACTGCAGCGCTATGATTATTTTTATTCATTATTGAATTATATTATGGGTTCACATAGTCGCGATTTTGCGGTGATGCTAGCCAAGTTCCAAATGTATATTGATCCTATTAAGAAGCCTACAATCATCCAACTTGCGAGACTCTATCGAGCTAATTATCCTAAATTTATCAAACTAACGACTGAGGAACGGGAAAGACTTTCAAATGTTAATAATTATTCTGATCTTAATGATTTTTACCACCTCAGTACCGATAACACTTCAAGCACGCCTTTAAAAGAAGGTTTGCTTTGGTCATATAGGAATAATGGTTGGCATAAACAATGGGTAGTTCTACAAGGTTCTCAGCTTTCCGAATATTCCGATTGGAAGACTGAGGCGAAGGTCCGAAGTCGTCCATCTGTTAGTTTAACTTTTGCATGTGTGAAGCGGTCAGCTAAGAAACCTAACGGTTTCGACATTATTACAACAAACTCTGAAGCCAGGTCTTTCCAGGCAGaatctgaagatgaaatgAAGCAGTGGTTGCAGGTCCTCCAATCAGCAGTAGGCGTAATGAACATAGAAGACTCGGATGAGACAAGGGACCCGCTTACAATAGTTAGGAATACGGACCCATCTAACTCCACATGTTGTGACTGTCATAGTGATAAACTAGTTGAGTGGATATCCTTGAACTTGCTTTGCGTGGTTTGCATAAATTGCTCCGGTGTGCATCGCTCACTTGGTGCACACGTATCAAAAATACGATCTTTGACTCTGGACTCCTTTAACACTCGCGAATCAATGGATCTACTGAAATATGTTTCAAATTACTATGTTAACAGCCTTTATGAAGTGGATAAACCTCCCCTCGAACCAACAGCTACGACAGCGGAAAGAACTGCATACATAACAGAAAAGTATGCTGATCGCGATCAGAAGAGGCTCGGCGGGAGCCCGTCCAGACTGCGTGTATCATTGATTAAAGCGATACATTTAGAAAGTATTTATTTGCTGCAGAAATGTGTTGCTGAGGGAGTCTTACTCAGTGATAGCTATTGGGCACAAGCGTACGACGATGAGTCTCTTTTCCAGTATTCCTTGAAGCATTATGAGGGAACTAAAGAACATCAAATATTCACAGTTACAGAGTTCTTGGTTTTAAATGGCATGCCTGTCGATGATTTTACAGAGTCACCCGATTTAGCATCCAAGTGGTCTCCAGCACAGTTAGAGTACTGGAAAAGCAAATACCAAAGTCATCACTGTAAGAATGTCCAAGTGTCCCCGCAAAAGATACCAGAAGCTGTATACTCCTACATTGCGCGATCACCGACATCCCCGGTGGTAAACAGTTACAAAAGGTGGAGCATAGGCAGTAGTCCCGGGTCTAATTACCATTTTTCCCCTCCGATAATAGGAAAAAGGCACTTGAAGTTTCCCAAAAAGCCAAAGAAGATTAATCAAGATGAATAAGATGAATAAGATGAATAAGATCGAAACTCATTTAAATATCAACTTTCagttttttattaataaaGGTGACATTTACCACCATAAAGGTACTAAATGAAAACATAACATAATGAAGACAAGAACTTAATAGAAACAACTCTTATGCAATCCAATTATCTATTTTGATACTTTTTAGGTCATCACACCATCATAATATGTTATCTGGATGATTAGAAGAAATTGATAATGATGACCGGCGACGCGCCAAGTGTCAGTAAAATTataaattaaaaaaaatcGACACAAACGACTCGAGAGAATTCTTGTGGACAATATCAGAAAATCCTAGCTCCACATAAGTAACCTTTCTTGAAAGCACAGGGTAGCGGCCAAAAAAATTTTGGGTTCTATATGTTTAGTTGTTTCTCTAcctttttattttttaattgCGTAAAGTTTAATATTTTACATTTCTATTAAGAAGACAAATAgacaagaagaagacacTCAGGCCTCTACCCATTTTCTCCCTTATTGCTAGTACTATCTGCTACTTCGACTATTTTCATTGCTTTACATAATTTCGCCATGAGTATTTTTTCGAACTCAGTACCACTTCCTTCATCACCAGACCCCAGCACACAATATGAGATATTGCAATGCATAGGTCGTGGTAACTTCGGTGATGTTTACAAAGCTAGGGATTTAACAACTAATGAGATTGTTGCTATAAAGGTCGTGAATTTAGAGGATACTGATGAACCAATAGACTTATTAGCACAGGAAATCTTTTTCCTTT
This genomic window contains:
- the RBA50 gene encoding Rba50p (Syntenic homolog of Ashbya gossypii AFR727W; Syntenic homolog of Saccharomyces cerevisiae YDR527W (RBA50)); this translates as MDMLADVVERDTTAVNNGATDKIKSAAGAAQSGFPELYQPEKVSNWRVRLQQKKRNSQQKGPSAPRSTRDTATKVVGEKTEITEAEKIHRENVELMSKMSPEQIEAEREELLGMLGPKVVEALISRSSKRASKLFPEMEGAAGTWVGGSRERPDMPLPDDESVDKALGVTERGTERATEEDVYNYPDTMHEDEDDIAPQEYQFIQKMDHMTNEELLQDVHFVRNDAPTAELDLKDPAFMEKLHERYFPDLAIENNKLEWMKPLTETSTGQHVEIDDVSECRFDFKGDMVPPDRQISSTRTGLHHHSDNPQLAGYTLVELEHLSRSSFAPQRCIAIQTLGRVLYKLGKQSYYQLVPSVDSETYAKEGGVTGVMNKIYSMFWDLIKSLSIIETLQVCADETKTKNINVRNYAIEALWLWKQAGGDPRTKKSPIP
- the SNA2 gene encoding Sna2p (Syntenic homolog of Ashbya gossypii AFR726W; Syntenic homolog of Saccharomyces cerevisiae YDR525W-A (SNA2)) encodes the protein MNRQHLILVVVAIFFPPLAAGMKQGFLSRCFLTSMILYVVGFLPSLLYTLYSISKHPPSQRRVQASAGRCTYGSTR
- a CDS encoding uncharacterized protein (Syntenic homolog of Ashbya gossypii AFR725C-A; Syntenic homolog of Saccharomyces cerevisiae YDR524C-B and YCL048W-A) translates to MQFKNIVASLAIVAVAQAQGHNNSSGNSTSSANGAVATYGSAGLFGAAVAAGVALLM
- the AGE1 gene encoding GTPase-activating protein AGE1 (Syntenic homolog of Ashbya gossypii AFR725C; Syntenic homolog of Saccharomyces cerevisiae YDR524C (AGE1)); its protein translation is MGNIKSSLQECVELDDSVVSLAAETPYGYKQKFILVGRRLYLLLDGWTIEHGKYIITLKTGTYESNLECKLFDSKGMETPVSLEEIKGSGSYLLSPHPNLREGRYTFLMNYGEKCVCRINVYCERLKKNDNDEQLAAAIDSEPVEDKKVLANGSAGTEGGLLVHSVTFPDSKRLVSNDPFPSFIQDGPQFRTQLATWESTLFVLRSYLKTLYKRSAKLKELLYLTSKAFSGVSDAFSDIHDLLKDHPLSSSYMDIILASSTLCISQSRRLSYKASITHEELLRPLQEYLNTIDLKTITNNKKLYHDQAKEYYSYVGKHLSQRTDSALLPKRVQFELQRYDYFYSLLNYIMGSHSRDFAVMLAKFQMYIDPIKKPTIIQLARLYRANYPKFIKLTTEERERLSNVNNYSDLNDFYHLSTDNTSSTPLKEGLLWSYRNNGWHKQWVVLQGSQLSEYSDWKTEAKVRSRPSVSLTFACVKRSAKKPNGFDIITTNSEARSFQAESEDEMKQWLQVLQSAVGVMNIEDSDETRDPLTIVRNTDPSNSTCCDCHSDKLVEWISLNLLCVVCINCSGVHRSLGAHVSKIRSLTLDSFNTRESMDLLKYVSNYYVNSLYEVDKPPLEPTATTAERTAYITEKYADRDQKRLGGSPSRLRVSLIKAIHLESIYLLQKCVAEGVLLSDSYWAQAYDDESLFQYSLKHYEGTKEHQIFTVTEFLVLNGMPVDDFTESPDLASKWSPAQLEYWKSKYQSHHCKNVQVSPQKIPEAVYSYIARSPTSPVVNSYKRWSIGSSPGSNYHFSPPIIGKRHLKFPKKPKKINQDE